The proteins below come from a single Sorghum bicolor cultivar BTx623 chromosome 4, Sorghum_bicolor_NCBIv3, whole genome shotgun sequence genomic window:
- the LOC8084525 gene encoding uncharacterized protein LOC8084525 isoform X1: MSKTPAPALSASSSAPAAPFSVMTAGTYQGGEDPLVSKLGTQLGIIHPLPAPPVSRSVVGLFALFFLQAYVAKLETSMSAVASKLETKLYGYNDTLPILLSKIFSTHCFFSPTTDDFEVIIILEYMASLVFILDGNLWMIFTQRFMYYLSLTQAAHKHNHFTG; encoded by the exons ATGAGTAAGACCCCCGCCCCGGCCctctccgcctcctcctccgccccgGCGGCGCCCTTCTCGGTCATGACCGCGGGGACCTACCAGGGAGGAGAGGACCCGCTCGTCTCCAAGCTCGGCACCCAGCTCGGCATCATCCACCCGCTCCCGGCGCCCCCCGTCAGTCGCTCCGTCGTCGGCCTCTTCGCGCTCTTCTTCTTACAA GCTTATGTGGCTAAACTGGAGACTTCAATGTCTGCTGTTGCTAGTAAACTTGAGACAAAACTTTATGGTTACAATGATACGCTTCCCATCCTGCTGTCCAAGATCTTTTCTACTCACTGTTTCTTTTCTCCAACGACAGATGATTTTGAG GTAATTATTATCTTGGAATACATGGCGAGCTTGGTATTCATACTTGATGGAAATCTTTGGATGATCTTTACCCAAAG GTTCATGTATTACCTCAGCTTGACGCAGGCAGCCCACAAGCACAATCACTTCACTGGTTAA
- the LOC8084525 gene encoding uncharacterized protein LOC8084525 isoform X2: MSKTPAPALSASSSAPAAPFSVMTAGTYQGGEDPLVSKLGTQLGIIHPLPAPPVSRSVVGLFALFFLQAYVAKLETSMSAVASKLETKLYGYNDTLPILLSKIFSTHCFFSPTTDDFEVIIILEYMASLVFILDGNLWMIFTQSLTQAAHKHNHFTG; the protein is encoded by the exons ATGAGTAAGACCCCCGCCCCGGCCctctccgcctcctcctccgccccgGCGGCGCCCTTCTCGGTCATGACCGCGGGGACCTACCAGGGAGGAGAGGACCCGCTCGTCTCCAAGCTCGGCACCCAGCTCGGCATCATCCACCCGCTCCCGGCGCCCCCCGTCAGTCGCTCCGTCGTCGGCCTCTTCGCGCTCTTCTTCTTACAA GCTTATGTGGCTAAACTGGAGACTTCAATGTCTGCTGTTGCTAGTAAACTTGAGACAAAACTTTATGGTTACAATGATACGCTTCCCATCCTGCTGTCCAAGATCTTTTCTACTCACTGTTTCTTTTCTCCAACGACAGATGATTTTGAG GTAATTATTATCTTGGAATACATGGCGAGCTTGGTATTCATACTTGATGGAAATCTTTGGATGATCTTTACCCAAAG CTTGACGCAGGCAGCCCACAAGCACAATCACTTCACTGGTTAA
- the LOC8084525 gene encoding uncharacterized protein LOC8084525 isoform X3: MSKTPAPALSASSSAPAAPFSVMTAGTYQGGEDPLVSKLGTQLGIIHPLPAPPVSRSVVGLFALFFLQAYVAKLETSMSAVASKLETKLYGYNDTLPILLSKIFSTHCFFSPTTDDFEVLQFIVLGDTHELYCFLDHKISIGNYYLGIHGELGIHT, from the exons ATGAGTAAGACCCCCGCCCCGGCCctctccgcctcctcctccgccccgGCGGCGCCCTTCTCGGTCATGACCGCGGGGACCTACCAGGGAGGAGAGGACCCGCTCGTCTCCAAGCTCGGCACCCAGCTCGGCATCATCCACCCGCTCCCGGCGCCCCCCGTCAGTCGCTCCGTCGTCGGCCTCTTCGCGCTCTTCTTCTTACAA GCTTATGTGGCTAAACTGGAGACTTCAATGTCTGCTGTTGCTAGTAAACTTGAGACAAAACTTTATGGTTACAATGATACGCTTCCCATCCTGCTGTCCAAGATCTTTTCTACTCACTGTTTCTTTTCTCCAACGACAGATGATTTTGAG GTGCTGCAATTCATTGTTTTAGGAGATACACATGAATTATATTGCTTTTTGGATCATAAAATTAGCATAG GTAATTATTATCTTGGAATACATGGCGAGCTTGGTATTCATACTTGA